A stretch of the Bdellovibrio sp. 22V genome encodes the following:
- a CDS encoding TIGR02147 family protein produces MQNNHPEFSKGKEISMGSLVPPVLSDYMNYRQFLADFYQYKRKASKGSLRAYNYAVFSAAANIKSPNYLKMIIEGKRNLSDDMIGKFGKALGFMKEQTEEFRLLVNFTQATDPAERNMYLKKLSEHRVAGKLKSGEIDRKTWEKVPNWVAWIIYAMIDQEGVSFDTASLKNLLRGKASEDEIDTALTTLINSGELRRDEVTGELKKNRSLIESPEDIPVALVRKLQSQLMYLGLESLYQDQPTDREFGTLTMSLTKAEFEEIKFKLRQMRKGLHKDNSIARMKGKGERVYQLNIQLFPVTNAVENLAKETVIKPSLDVAPETAIVETPVEAAPAAPATVVAETPAMNAKPQDPNAKDPRSNVSSLAATAASAADLFR; encoded by the coding sequence ATGCAAAACAATCATCCTGAGTTTAGCAAAGGCAAAGAAATTTCAATGGGTTCGCTCGTTCCGCCCGTACTTTCTGATTATATGAACTATCGCCAGTTTTTGGCGGATTTCTATCAATACAAACGCAAAGCTTCGAAAGGCTCTTTAAGAGCTTATAACTATGCGGTTTTCTCTGCAGCGGCGAATATCAAATCTCCGAACTATTTGAAAATGATCATCGAAGGAAAAAGAAATCTTTCTGATGATATGATCGGCAAATTCGGTAAAGCTTTGGGCTTCATGAAAGAACAAACGGAGGAATTCCGTTTGCTCGTGAACTTCACGCAAGCAACAGATCCAGCTGAACGCAATATGTACCTCAAGAAATTGAGCGAGCATCGTGTCGCTGGCAAATTGAAATCTGGCGAGATCGATCGCAAGACTTGGGAGAAAGTTCCAAACTGGGTGGCGTGGATTATCTACGCTATGATCGATCAAGAGGGTGTGAGCTTCGACACAGCTTCCTTGAAAAATCTTTTGCGTGGAAAAGCTTCTGAAGACGAGATCGATACTGCCTTAACGACATTGATCAACTCTGGCGAACTTCGTCGTGACGAAGTGACGGGCGAGCTTAAAAAGAACCGCAGCTTGATTGAGTCTCCGGAAGATATCCCCGTTGCTCTTGTTCGTAAGTTACAATCGCAATTGATGTACTTGGGTCTTGAGTCTTTGTATCAAGATCAACCGACAGACCGTGAATTTGGAACGTTGACGATGTCATTGACGAAAGCGGAGTTCGAAGAAATCAAATTCAAACTTCGTCAGATGAGAAAAGGTCTTCACAAAGACAACTCTATCGCGCGCATGAAAGGAAAAGGGGAGAGAGTCTACCAACTCAACATCCAACTTTTCCCTGTCACAAACGCGGTTGAAAATCTTGCGAAAGAAACTGTGATCAAACCGTCTTTGGATGTGGCTCCCGAGACAGCGATCGTTGAAACACCGGTCGAAGCAGCTCCTGCTGCACCAGCGACTGTCGTTGCAGAAACTCCTGCGATGAACGCGAAACCGCAAGATCCTAATGCTAAAGATCCCCGCTCAAATGTGAGCTCACTCGCGGCCACTGCGGCCTCCGCAGCGGACCTTTTCCGTTAA
- a CDS encoding proline-rich domain-containing protein, whose product MLPMLHKHTMITAALVATLGLSACGKKKDLIEQPAPGQTSDQTVTQPNPTQKTDDTSGSIGGGLPDPNAQGDSDYNPPLPEPIPEPSKPTKPAPTPGKKPDAPKTQQPKPGTQVPPAPPAPGPVVSEPARPTTPPVVDTRPAPGGLTQLPPDYRTNDAANVTRDNLTKRMTGAVTEDGLVYTSSSTDNLLNYLRARNEKVSYETRRLNLDAAASVVSAKLSVDGLSGDAVVTLKVQEGGSQKVYNLAGANGSEGYASPLRSVRAGNGERSTGTRAIEGTLKCLDLDGGCETTFVRVKIGSSPASAIINLVFRNSAADLYFHLPAAGKHTDNPEFLLLQEFMLSTIQRLDVDNKVKTSKISSWEVVNGRSGFNVAMKGVNRELLAFAGPLLAPEAGTGVNINLSRIAKDQEDTLDLISLDNTRLNYANYIGEARLIANNGLGQVRIALKMRKRGAYAQDQFAITFMRKIKPIVDLTDDNLK is encoded by the coding sequence ATGCTACCTATGCTTCATAAGCACACGATGATCACGGCTGCGCTTGTCGCGACTCTCGGTCTTTCAGCGTGTGGAAAGAAAAAAGATTTAATTGAACAACCGGCTCCTGGTCAAACTTCTGACCAAACAGTCACTCAACCGAATCCAACACAAAAAACAGATGATACAAGCGGATCTATCGGCGGAGGTCTTCCTGATCCTAATGCTCAAGGAGATTCTGACTACAATCCACCTCTTCCAGAGCCAATTCCTGAGCCTAGTAAGCCAACGAAACCAGCTCCGACTCCTGGTAAAAAACCGGATGCTCCGAAAACGCAGCAACCAAAACCTGGTACGCAAGTTCCACCAGCTCCTCCAGCTCCAGGTCCTGTTGTTTCTGAACCGGCACGACCAACGACTCCACCGGTTGTGGATACTCGTCCCGCTCCAGGCGGTTTGACACAATTGCCTCCTGATTATCGTACGAACGATGCAGCGAACGTAACGCGTGATAATTTGACGAAGCGTATGACGGGTGCTGTGACTGAAGACGGTTTGGTTTATACATCTTCTTCCACAGACAATCTTTTGAACTATTTGAGAGCTCGTAACGAAAAAGTCAGTTATGAAACTCGTCGTTTGAATTTGGATGCAGCAGCTTCTGTTGTTTCCGCAAAGTTGAGCGTTGACGGTTTGTCTGGTGACGCTGTTGTGACTTTGAAAGTTCAAGAGGGTGGTTCTCAGAAGGTTTATAATCTTGCGGGCGCAAATGGCTCTGAGGGTTATGCTTCTCCGTTGAGATCTGTTCGCGCAGGTAACGGCGAAAGATCAACAGGCACTCGCGCTATCGAAGGTACTTTGAAATGTTTGGATCTTGACGGCGGTTGTGAAACGACTTTCGTAAGAGTCAAAATCGGTTCTTCTCCTGCAAGCGCAATCATTAACTTGGTTTTCAGAAATTCTGCGGCAGACCTGTACTTCCACTTACCGGCAGCAGGCAAACACACAGACAACCCAGAGTTCTTGTTGTTGCAAGAATTCATGTTGAGCACGATCCAAAGATTGGATGTTGATAACAAAGTGAAGACTTCAAAAATCTCTTCATGGGAAGTTGTTAACGGTCGCTCTGGATTTAACGTGGCGATGAAAGGTGTGAATCGTGAGCTTCTTGCTTTTGCGGGACCTCTTTTGGCTCCGGAAGCGGGAACAGGCGTGAATATCAACCTTTCTCGTATTGCTAAAGATCAAGAAGACACTTTGGATTTGATCTCTTTGGATAACACAAGATTGAACTATGCAAACTACATTGGCGAAGCTCGTTTGATCGCTAACAACGGTTTAGGACAAGTTCGTATCGCATTGAAAATGAGGAAACGTGGTGCTTATGCGCAAGATCAGTTCGCTATCACGTTTATGAGAAAGATCAAACCAATCGTTGATCTCACTGACGATAATTTGAAGTAA
- a CDS encoding phosphatase PAP2 family protein: MPVQQFGELLSNPKKLTQHILKVFFCALVLAILAMLFIDQPLSAYFAEKEVKDLYWAWARILTDIGLSEYYFILALGTWAFTKWIAPLITAFKKHPNKVDYYRRWGLNFFVALLVCGAMTHIIKFLAGRQRPHKSPDFDPYVFNPFTTHWHWHSFSSGHSQVIFTAATMMSVAFPRFRWFWIPFAMLICATRVVVHDHFLSDIIMGAAVGYIGTLLALQLMRKKTKNGLYP; this comes from the coding sequence ATGCCTGTACAACAATTCGGCGAGCTCTTGAGCAACCCCAAAAAACTGACTCAACATATTCTTAAAGTGTTCTTTTGCGCACTTGTCTTGGCTATTTTGGCGATGCTCTTTATTGATCAGCCGCTCTCTGCTTATTTTGCAGAGAAAGAAGTGAAAGATCTTTACTGGGCCTGGGCGCGCATTCTGACCGACATTGGTTTGTCAGAGTATTATTTCATTCTCGCTTTGGGCACGTGGGCTTTTACGAAGTGGATTGCTCCTTTAATCACGGCTTTTAAAAAACATCCCAACAAGGTCGACTACTATCGCCGCTGGGGACTTAATTTCTTTGTCGCTCTTCTTGTCTGTGGAGCGATGACTCACATTATTAAATTCCTCGCAGGCCGCCAAAGACCTCACAAGTCGCCTGACTTTGATCCTTACGTTTTCAATCCATTCACAACGCATTGGCACTGGCATTCATTCTCTTCTGGCCACTCGCAGGTGATCTTCACCGCAGCAACGATGATGAGTGTGGCTTTCCCGCGCTTTCGCTGGTTCTGGATTCCTTTCGCAATGTTGATTTGTGCCACTCGCGTTGTGGTTCATGACCACTTCCTCAGCGACATTATTATGGGCGCGGCCGTTGGTTATATCGGAACATTGCTCGCACTGCAGCTCATGCGCAAAAAGACCAAGAACGGACTTTATCCTTAA
- a CDS encoding SprT family zinc-dependent metalloprotease: MSGKETFLFAKWPVEVHRRNFRRSVSIYLYPNKPIKVVAAKSTSQKVIVDFLMAKKDWIEKNFLKFSEIAERFPDKKIKAYENFPFLGKERKLKVVITLNKKPFVSVTEENLLLHIPRNQWSANSLLEEHPTALKEIRHFYKREAVTFLSERLEYWSAQMGLRPSQVKFREQRTRWGSCSSKKSINLNWRLIVFAQEIIDYVIVHELAHLQHMDHSNKFWSLVETHIGNYKEIMKSLKESQYLVEFLSEQN; the protein is encoded by the coding sequence ATGAGCGGCAAAGAAACCTTTCTCTTCGCAAAATGGCCTGTGGAAGTACACCGACGAAATTTTCGCCGCTCGGTATCTATTTATCTTTATCCCAATAAACCGATCAAAGTCGTCGCTGCGAAAAGCACTTCGCAAAAAGTCATCGTCGACTTCCTGATGGCGAAAAAAGACTGGATCGAAAAGAACTTCCTCAAGTTCTCTGAAATCGCAGAGAGGTTTCCGGATAAAAAGATCAAGGCTTACGAGAATTTTCCGTTTCTAGGTAAAGAAAGAAAACTCAAGGTCGTTATCACACTTAATAAAAAACCATTTGTTTCGGTGACAGAGGAAAATCTTCTTTTACACATTCCACGCAACCAGTGGAGTGCGAATTCTCTGCTCGAAGAACATCCCACAGCGCTGAAAGAAATACGTCACTTTTACAAACGCGAAGCCGTAACTTTTTTAAGCGAACGCCTGGAATACTGGTCAGCACAGATGGGCCTGCGCCCGTCGCAGGTGAAATTCCGTGAACAGCGCACACGATGGGGAAGTTGCTCTTCTAAAAAGAGTATCAACTTGAACTGGCGTCTGATTGTGTTTGCTCAAGAGATCATTGACTACGTCATCGTCCATGAGCTAGCGCATTTGCAGCATATGGATCACTCCAACAAATTCTGGTCGCTCGTCGAAACGCATATTGGGAATTATAAAGAGATCATGAAGTCTTTAAAAGAATCCCAATACCTCGTCGAATTTTTGTCAGAGCAAAATTAA
- a CDS encoding serine/threonine protein kinase yields the protein MDKTSSFYNLDPEKVLQAAENAGFYPTGEFTQLNSYENRVFDIRLEQPLDPSSYTKNVIAKFYRPQRWSKEAILEEHEFLLSLKAEGIPAVAPLFQGHDTTVFEADGMYVAFFPKVLGRMPQEFLEGELKKVGRLMAQVHNVGAKKRAPHRPVLDTTYYGGWNTLDNLQDWITPELRERYTIAAEDILFAIDDLFDPSEFIRIHGDCHKGNLLNNGKEFFLVDFDDFVNGPVIQDFWMLLSGDADRLDEEKFQIIEGYEELREFPDHQWSWIPLLRGLRIISYAGWIAKRWDDPSFPRLFPEFNTFRYWAEEVEALEKIAWQIR from the coding sequence ATGGATAAAACCTCTTCTTTCTATAACCTCGATCCGGAAAAAGTTCTGCAAGCCGCAGAAAATGCCGGGTTTTATCCTACGGGCGAATTCACGCAGCTCAATTCCTATGAAAATCGTGTTTTTGATATTCGCTTGGAACAACCTCTTGATCCGAGCAGTTACACTAAAAACGTGATTGCCAAGTTTTACCGCCCGCAAAGATGGAGCAAAGAAGCTATTCTGGAAGAACATGAGTTTCTTCTTTCTTTGAAGGCGGAGGGCATTCCCGCGGTGGCTCCTCTTTTTCAAGGCCACGACACGACGGTGTTTGAAGCCGACGGAATGTATGTCGCTTTCTTTCCCAAAGTCTTAGGACGCATGCCACAAGAGTTTTTAGAAGGTGAACTTAAAAAGGTCGGCCGCTTAATGGCGCAAGTTCACAACGTCGGCGCAAAAAAACGCGCGCCTCACCGTCCGGTTTTAGATACGACCTATTATGGCGGCTGGAACACTTTGGACAATCTACAAGATTGGATTACGCCTGAATTGCGTGAACGCTACACGATCGCAGCGGAAGATATCTTGTTTGCGATCGACGATCTTTTCGATCCTTCCGAATTCATTCGTATTCACGGCGACTGTCACAAAGGAAATTTACTCAATAATGGCAAAGAATTTTTCCTCGTGGATTTCGACGATTTCGTCAATGGTCCCGTGATTCAGGATTTCTGGATGCTCCTTTCAGGGGACGCCGATCGTCTTGACGAAGAAAAATTCCAAATCATCGAAGGCTATGAAGAACTGCGCGAGTTTCCTGATCATCAGTGGTCTTGGATTCCTCTTTTAAGAGGTTTGCGTATTATTTCCTATGCAGGGTGGATTGCGAAACGCTGGGACGACCCAAGCTTCCCGCGCCTTTTCCCAGAGTTCAACACGTTCCGATATTGGGCTGAAGAAGTCGAAGCTCTTGAAAAAATCGCGTGGCAAATCCGGTAG